The Moorena producens PAL-8-15-08-1 genomic interval TCATGTAAAACGCACGCACTGCTGCTGGCTTGTAGGGAGTATAGATCTCGAGGGATTTGATCTCGATCCAGTTCAAGAACTTTGTCAAGTTATCATCTAAAGCCATAGCGCTTGGTGTCAGTTTGACTGAGTCAAGCACCATTTCTGAACAGACTAACCGATTAATCTGTTGCTTGATCAGCAACAATAGCTGATCAGCATCTGGCAACATTTGTGCTGTGAGTAAAAATACTTCCCGCCAACGTTTCTCCTGTAGGTGTTCGACTAGCTGTGACAAAGACATCCCAGTGCCGATCACAATCGCTCTGGCGGTAAAATACTCTTGAAATGTCAGATGGGAGAATGAGTAGATTCGTCGTGCCCGCTCTACTAATAGTCCATGCTGCACCTCGATAGATTTGAGTACTGCTAAGCTATCTAATTCTAGAGCTGCCTGGTTGCTTTGAGTTGCTGGTAATTTCCGTAAATAATCAGCAATTAATTGTTGGAGCCGAATTTCTTCAAAGAAATACTCCCCTTGCTCAAAGGTGATAACTGCTAATTGAGAAAGTAATTCTAGCTTGTGGGGCAAGGATAAATTACGATAAATATCATCTCGCTTAACACCCCGGGCTTCATCCCAGCGAATCAGCAGTAAGTCTAGTCCTTGCTGGTAAAGATCAGAACGTTTAACAGGAAAGTCTGCTTTGGTTTGAAACACCAGACAGGCTAGATTCAGCAAGACTGGTGTTGTTGCTAGTTCTCTAATTTGCTGATTTTCTGGCAGCTTCATCTGCTCGATAAACAGAGATGCTTTCTCCAAACCTGATTCTGGGTCATTCCTTGCTACCGCCACAAACCACTTTTTAGAAAAATGTTGAATTTGTGCTGGTTTGAAGTCAGCAATCTCAACCTCAGTAAACCCCCGAAATCGATACTGTTGAGCTGCAATGCGACATGTGATGATCAGCTGATTTTTGTAATACTTTTCTGAAATCTTGCGGATTTGTTGAATAACTTGATTACTGGCAGTTTCCGGGACTTCATCCAAGCCATCCATTAAGATCAAGGCTCTGCCATAACTGAGGAGAGTTTCAATATCTTGTTCTGAAATACCACAACTTTGAAACTCTTGATTAATGTAGTTAAATAGGCTGAAACTACATTCGACCATAGCATCCTCGGCAAAGTTTTTCAATCGAATCAAAATCGGAACCCGATCCGATTGAAAATTTCCTTGATTGCACTGAATAGCCAGATATTGCAAAAAGGTGGTTTTCCCAGAGCCAGGTTTACCTAGCACCATCATTTTAGGATAGCGTTCTACCGCTTGCAGTCCTGGTATGCTTTCCCGGCGCACTTTCCCTATACCCAAGCGGTCAAATTCTTCCGCTGGGAAGCCTTGCAAATCGTCAATTTCCAACCATCGTTGACTAGTGATTTCTTCGAGAATATTCACATCTACGTAGATGTGATCTAAACTCACCGGTCGAGCAATATCTAATAGGCGTAGAGTGCCACACTGATTTTGAATTTTGTCATGGTAGTGCGATCGCACTTTGGTGACGATTGCATCAACTCTACTTTTGTCCTCAGCTGCTTTTTTTTCTGCATCTATCTGAGCATCTTCTGGTATAGCGACAATCTCTTCCATCTCCAAATCCAGATGAAAGCAGATTTCGCTAAAAACGCGGCGGTCAACGGGTTTACCGGCAAAAAACTTCCAAATCGGTTGGCGAGTTTCTATGCCGATTTCACCCGCAAAATATTCTTGTGTCCATCCCTTGCGTTCAAAAGCCTGTTTGGCTTTTCTGATGCCGTCTGGAGATGCCTGGAGAGATCGCTTTGCCATAGCTCAAGCTTAATTTACTGAAAAATCTTTCGACACTCACCTATAGATTTCCCTAAAAATAGGTCAAGAGCCACAGGTCATGAAAAATCTTTCGACACTCACCTATAGATTTCCCTAAAAATAGGTCAAGAACCACAAGTAACGGATCACAATGGTAAATTTTTGATCAGACGGGGTAATGGGGTGATGGGGTAATGGGGTGATGACGTGATGGGGTCAGAAGTATATAGAAATCCTCAATCATTTATACAAAAAAAACCATGGTAAAATTTTTCCTTCTGTTCCTCCACTTCCGGTCTGAGGTTCCTCTCCCCCTCTTCTGGTGTTTCACAACTCAAATCGGATTGCTATATTTTCTTCTATCCCACTCTCAAGGGTCCGACCGTTGATTGTTCAAAGGACAAACGATGAGGTTAAACGTCAGGTAAGAAGATATTCATTTTGCCTGCAAGCTTTTTGGCTTTTCACCCTCTCCCATTTCTGCTTAGTAATTGGTATACATCAACTCAAACACAACAAAAACGCAATCGCAAACATCCAAACTTCATCCTGAAACTATAGCATCAATTCAGTAATTTTCCGTACACTTTAGGCCTTAGGTGAAGAGGACTGTGAACCATGACTAACGGTATGATAACGACCGTAATTGATTACTGACTTGGTGTCATAGTAAGCCTTATTTCTAGATCTCAATCAACTTAACTCTACTTATGAACCATCGTTATTGGAGAACCTTTATCGAAGCAGCTGCTGTCACTACCTGCCTGATGTTTGTCAATGGTATTCCCCCAATGACTGAAAATTTTATCTTTGGAACCCTTATGAATAATAAGTTTTTCCAGAATTATAAGGATGGCGTTAAAGAAGTAGTTGCTCAACAATCTACTTACCCCTTGAATAGTTTATCACTATCATTCTTAGGGAGCGTAGACAACTTACCTGAAACCTTATGGCATGTCAAGTTTCACCAATTAACAGCATCAACGGTGACGGAGGAATATTTCATTGATTCTGCCTTAAGCTTAGGTAGTTTTCAATGATGCTATTCATAGGTTTATTAGACTATAAATATATCAGGAGTTAAAATGTTACAAGTGTGTCTACAGCAATCCTGGCCCCAGGATAAACCAATTAGCAAAATTGTATTTCCTGCAATCTTACCAAGCAGCTTGGGAAATTTTGCCACCTTATGCTTGATGCTATCCCCACAGGAAATTCAGTATTATCTATTCAGCAAGC includes:
- a CDS encoding NACHT domain-containing protein translates to MAKRSLQASPDGIRKAKQAFERKGWTQEYFAGEIGIETRQPIWKFFAGKPVDRRVFSEICFHLDLEMEEIVAIPEDAQIDAEKKAAEDKSRVDAIVTKVRSHYHDKIQNQCGTLRLLDIARPVSLDHIYVDVNILEEITSQRWLEIDDLQGFPAEEFDRLGIGKVRRESIPGLQAVERYPKMMVLGKPGSGKTTFLQYLAIQCNQGNFQSDRVPILIRLKNFAEDAMVECSFSLFNYINQEFQSCGISEQDIETLLSYGRALILMDGLDEVPETASNQVIQQIRKISEKYYKNQLIITCRIAAQQYRFRGFTEVEIADFKPAQIQHFSKKWFVAVARNDPESGLEKASLFIEQMKLPENQQIRELATTPVLLNLACLVFQTKADFPVKRSDLYQQGLDLLLIRWDEARGVKRDDIYRNLSLPHKLELLSQLAVITFEQGEYFFEEIRLQQLIADYLRKLPATQSNQAALELDSLAVLKSIEVQHGLLVERARRIYSFSHLTFQEYFTARAIVIGTGMSLSQLVEHLQEKRWREVFLLTAQMLPDADQLLLLIKQQINRLVCSEMVLDSVKLTPSAMALDDNLTKFLNWIEIKSLEIYTPYKPAAVRAFYMTLALPPSHPLSRNQALALAIDHRLGGELGSELALDLALDHALAVAQAMTPELVYDRLSALYLALDLNHLTGIESIGDYLEKLKNQLPDLDDDDRDSIQEWWQSHGSEWVSQLRALMIEHRNMGHQWDLSKTSQDWLEQYSRANHLLVECLNSNCQLSLTVRKEIEDTLLLPLCHS